Below is a window of Microcebus murinus isolate Inina chromosome 3, M.murinus_Inina_mat1.0, whole genome shotgun sequence DNA.
TTTAACTTGCATATCTTGGATTGCTAATGAGGCTGAGCTCATATTTTTAATAGGCATTTTagccatttgtatttatttttctgggaattGCTCATTCTAGTCCTCTGGACTGCTTTGGCTCATGTGTGTCAGAGCGCAAGGGCTGCCAGAACTGGACTGTCAAGGGTGTCCAGAGCCACAGGACTGAGAGAGGCTTTGTGGAGAAATGGGTTATAAGATCTTTACAGAAGTCTGGAAAGAATGTGGTTCCAACAAAGGGTCATTAATCCAGGCAGCATGACACAGTAATAATTGCTACTATTTATGGGATGCGTGCTTGATGGCAGTCACTTTCCAGACCTTTAATCTCACCATTAATCTCATGTCACCTTTAATCTCATAACCCTGCGAGGTATTATACAAAGAATCGTTGCctttttatagatgggaaactgACCCTGTGTGCTCAGGCCCACACACACCCACTCAGAAGTAGCACTGCTGGGTTTTAAACCAGATCCAATGAGTCATGCTTTCTACACAATAGCCTGGTGGTAGGGAAAGCAGGTAGGATGTGCAGGAGCAGATGCATTAAGTTGTACGGGTATGTTGAGGCCACTGGAGGGGGTTTGCGTAGATTTGCGGTTGGCTTATCTCAGTGGTTTGCTGCAGTGACATCTCGGGTGAGCGGCTGAGGGAGAACCTTGGAAGAGTAAACTGTGGCATGCCAGACTACACATCAGAAGGCGTAGGCATGGCTCCTTGCCCTTCCTGTCACTCCCCTCCCGAGCTTCTCTCTCTCACGGCAATGGGGCGCACCCTCGTTCCGCGGCTGCTGCTCTAAGCTGCTTTCCCTCCACAGAACATGGCTCCTTGGCCCGAGTTGGGCAACGCTCAGCCCAATCCCATCGCAGAGGCCGAAGCTCAGCAGCCCCCCACCGGTGACAAAGGCACCGACAAAAGTGAGTACCCCTCACCCGGTCCTAGTCCGGCCTCCCAAAGGGCCTGGGAGTCTCAGGTCTGATTCTTCATGGCTTCTGTTGCTTGTGTGGGCAGATGACACCAGGACCCCTGTCACCAAGATCGAACTCCTGCCGTCCTACTCCATGGCCACGCTGATAGAGGAGCCCACGGAGGTGGATGACCCCTGGGACCTGCCTGAGCTCCGGGACACTGGGGTCAAGTGGTCAGGTAAGAGTGAGGCCCgccagggcaggtgggaggggcactGCCTGTTCCACATCGCCTCCTTCCTGTCACCCTGGCCATCCCTCCTCATCCTGGCGAGGATGTCAGCCCCGTGGTGGAGGGTTAGAGTCACAGAACAAGGCAGTGAACAGGGAATCTTTTGTCCTTCCTTTCAACAACTGCGCCGGCTCTGGAGTTATAACCAAGGCAGACCAGGTTCCCGGTATGGGGGACAGTGCCGTGGATATGCTGGTTCTCAGACGAGGCCCCGCTCTCAAAGAGCTCCTTGGAGGGGTCCCCGCCCCCAAACACGACGCACAGTAGGGCCGAGTGCCCAACACTCTGCTCTTTCCCTGGCGTCCGCAGGGCTCCAGGTCTGTCTGCAGCAGACAGCTagagggaaggaggtgggagccgaggggagggaggaggagagactgTTTTGAAAGTAAGTGGTTCAGGATGATGGAAAtggtaagaaataagaaaaaaaagaaaaaagagatgagAGTAAGTGGAGAAATGAGCAGTCAAGGACGCAGCATCTCAGGATGTCTGTGGGCCCGAGCCGTCCGCAAATTGAGGCTGTGATAGCTACTGTGCAGCTCACTCTAGAAAACACTCAGTGCTGTTCAGAAGGTGCTTTGGAGAGCCATTACCTCCGACCCTGCACGCAGCAGGCGGCCTGCGCTCTCAACGGCCGGCTCAGTGGCACTGCGGTTCTGCCCAGCACGGAGCCCCATCTGCTTTTCTGTGTCCCAGGCCACATGGAGCCCCTCCTGCCACTTGGGGATCCCTTAGAGACGCCTCACCAGGGTGGCAGCTAAATGGGCCACAGTGGTGACTGCTGGAGGCCCGCAGCAGTGACGCGTCCGTCTCTGAGCACGGAGACAGAAGAGCCTGCAGCCTCCAGGCTGGGAGGGGGGACGGCCGAGCTCACTGCCAAACCTCAGAGTTTCAGACACTAAACGTcttcctgccccctctcctctcccccacagAGAGAGACACCAAAGGGAAGATCATCTGCGTCTTCCAAGGGATCGGGAAATTCCTGTTGCTCCTGGGGTTTCTCTACTTCTTCGTGTGCTCCTTGGACGTCCTCAGCAGCGCGTTCCAGCTGGTTGGAGGTAGGGATGGGATGGAAGGCACTGGGGCCGGGGCTGAGGGGTCCTATGATTCAGTTTGGTCCCAGAAAAAGTCAGCAAAGCCTTCTCcagctgcagcctcctgagtgtTTTAGGACTGGAGCCCACCTCGGATCATCTTACAAAGTCTACGTCTCCCACTTTctaagtgaatgaattaatatatttttgaggcagagtctcactctgttgccctgagtagagtgtagtggtgtcattgtagctccttgcagcctcaaactcctgggctcaggtgatattcctgcttcagccttctgagtagctgggactgcaggtgtgtgccaccacacctggctaatttttctattttttgtacacttttttttcactcttgttcaggctcttctaggactcctgacctcaagcaatcctcccgccttggcactcccagagtgctgggttacaggcatgagccaccgcgcccgacctatGTCTCTcatttcatagaagaaaaaatggaGGCCTGGGCTCACATGGTCTAGGCCGGGAGCCAGGGCTGGAGCCTATTCCAAGCCATTTGTCCGCACACCCCAAGCAGGATGCTGTTTGACATAAGACTTACTGAGGGGTCCCTGCTGTCTTTGGGCCCCTCCCCATCAGGGGGGTTTGTGGAGTAGGAGAGCAGGCTCAAGCCAAATCAGATTCAGAAATAAgagctggccgggcacggtggctcacacctgtaatcctagcactctgggaggctgaggcgggctgattgcttgaagtcaggagttcgaaaccagcctgagcaagagtgagaccccatctctactataaatagaaagaaattaattggccaactaatatatatatatatataaactagctgggcatggtggcacatgcctgtagtcccagctactcgggaggctgaggcagaaagattgctctagtccaggagtgtgaggttgctgtgagctaggctgatgccacagcactcactctagcctgggcaacaaagcgagactctgtctcaaaaaaaaaaaaaaaaaagaaaagaaatcagaattgGGCCCTTGCTGGAGAATGGACAGGGGTCCCCAGACTAGGGGACTCTGTATTCATTGCAGTTGCCTACAGCTCTTAGGACTGAGTGTGTCTATGCAGTAAGTGGCCCCCAGGAGTGAGGTCACCATGTGCACGGTGGCCTTCAGACTGCACTGGGTGACCACGGCAACTCTGAGTGCCTACCGAGTGTGAGCTTTCCCAGGGTCCTCTCACTGACATGCCTTCCCGAAGCCTCCCATTGCGGAGGGGAGGACTGCGGCTCAGGGATCACTCAGTGGCCCTGAGAGTCACAGCCGGGAATTAGCGTGGTAGGATCCAGTCTCATATCTGGGAGACACAAGTGTCTGTAGACTTCTGTACCCACTTAGTGCCTCTCCTGAGACCTATCTTTGTGGCCCAGAAGCGTTGGGGAGAGTGGGAGTTCCTGCTGGGGCACGAGGGGCAAACTCTGGGCCTCCTGGTCCATGGCAGGGTCAGCAAGGGACTTTGCTCTCCGACCATCTCAGGCAAGTCAGGTGTGttctctgggcctctgccttCTTTATGGATTGGAGAATAGATGGGTGGGCCCAGAGGCTGGGGCTTGGCTGGGGGATGAGAAGACTCACTGTTGGAGGATAAATCCTCTGAATTGGGAATATATCCCAGAGGCAGAGGAATTAGGGCATAGTGGCTCACTGGCACCCCCTGAGCGCAGGACAGAGTTGAGGCCGGGTTCATGGTCACAGAAGGCTGGAGAAGGGCTTGCTGATGTAGGGAGAGGTTCAAGGAGGGGAGGGTGCGGGTGCAGGGTGAAGGGGCAAGAGCAGCCAGGGGCTGgtggtgggcaggggaggaggtcaGAGAGGCCGAGCTGGGCAGAAGCACAAGGAAGCACAGTCCCATAGGTGGCAGCAGGGCGGGGGCCAGGGTCCCCAGGCTGAGGCCAGCCAGCCTCCAGGGGCTGCTGTTTCCTCAGCTCCCACCTGACCGCCCCAGTCACGTGGCCATTGGTTTGTTTTTCAGGAAAGGTGGCCGGACAGTTCTTTAGCAACAACTCTGTCATGTCCAACCCTGTGGCGGGGCTGGTGATCGGGGTGCTGGTGACTGTCCTGGTGCAAAGCTCCAGCACCTCCACGTCCATCGTCGTCAGCATGGTGGCCTCCTCCCGTGAGTCTGGATTTGCTCTGACACGCCCACTATCTTCCTGCCTGGGCCAGCTCCAGTGTGCTCCACTCTGGACCCCAGGCAGCTTCCTGTTTGCATTTGGCTGGATCTGGAAATGCACCGTGATGCTTGAGGACTCAGTTCTGAATTCTctagacctgtgctgtccagcCTCGTAGCCATTGGCCATATGTGACTATTTAATTTCATTGAActttaattgatttaaatttaaaatataaaaatcagctcgTCAGTTGCACTAGCTGCATTCCCAGTGCtcaagggccacatgtggctggcaGCTGCTACACAGTACCATGTAGCTATAGGGGAACATTTGCATCATTGCAAGAAGGTCTCTTGGACAGGGTCACTCAGTGTGAAGAATAAAGACATCTAATCACATAGCACATGGGCTTGGGGACAACTGAGCTTGGAGAGGTAGCACTCAAACTTGTATCTGCCTGATCCTTGCTCTGGTTAAGTTGTATAGACCCTCTGAAGGGAACCAGtttgaactgaatatttttcatcCCAAGCCAacattttagcaaaaaattaacTAGACTCTCTGGGTTCaattagaaaaagatatttcatcttcaaaatattttacttgcaTATGTCCAAGAATTGTGGCAAGATAccaattttattagaaaaagagTTATACTTGGCCTAATAAATAAACAGGTGTTTAATGTCTGGCAGGTAATTGACGTTTCCTTATAGATGAGACTTTGTGCTGTGCACAACTGACTTGACTGTACATGTGAGCCCTGGAGCTCATCCACCTAAGTCCTGAAGCATTGACTGCTTCATGGTCTCCTTCAAGCTGCCTTACTTTTCTGATAGGGTGGGGAGAGAAATTTAGAAAGGCACTTTTAAAGTGAGGCCAACAGAAGCTGAGGCTTTAaggcagtggtcctcaaactttttaaaccgggggccagttcactgtccctcagaccgttggaggcccgttggagagtgcggtgcacattccacacttgagcactgtgggcccaggatgagttggctgctaagcaggactggcagcggcggcaaaaacagccagagggctggataaatgtcctcggcgggccacaaGTGGCCCGTGGGCTGTGGTTTGAGGAACCCTCCTATAAGGGGTCTTTGGATTCCCAAACTTTGTgcgggaatttttttttttttttttttttttgcacacacatgtatttctATGGTGACACACCCTAGATTTTATCACAGTGAGGTGCATGACCCCAGACAGGATAAGAACTGCTGCTTTGGGTGATTACCAGCATGAGTGAGTCTAGCCTGCCCTGGGCCATGTGGGAAGGTGGCCAGGCTGCCTCCCTAGACTTGCTAATGGCTCTTTTCCACCCTCTAGTGCTCACCGTGCGGGCTGCCGTCCCCATCATCATGGGCGCCAACATTGGGACCTCGATCACCAACACCATCGTGGCGCTCATGCAGGTGGGAGACCGGGGAGAGTTCAGAAGGTAGGAGGCTCAGAAACCAGCCTGTgcggggaaggggggaaagggcatttattgaaaccttaaaatctgtacccccataaaatgccaaaataacaatacaaataaaaggaaaaaaaaaggaaaccagcCTGTGCTCGATCAGGCCCGCGGTGATCGGCCATGCTGTTGTAACTGCCTGTAACTAGCTGGTGAGAACATGCTCGACACGCTCACACTGGAGCGCCTAGAACTAGCCACAGGGGATGCAGCTAGGATTGAATCACATACTTCCCAGCCCATGAAACCCAGCTCCCTGATCTGCACAGCGGGTTAGTGATGATACCTGTCACCACTGTGCTGTGCTCAAGATGATACAAGCACGTACCTAGGTGttcagcagagtgcctggcacgcaGCCAGGGCTAGAAACTCACCTGTTGGGTGGTGGAGTTGAAACAAGGCGAGTTAGGGTAGgatttattgtttttgcttagCCATAAACAATTACAACTTATTACACCTTCCACTCTTGGCTTGTACAACCTGtgccattattttctttgttcttcactTACATACCAATAAAAGGCAAAATGGAGTTGTCATGTGCGcttaaaagctgaaaataaagcAGATTGACTATTGGAAACTCTTTCCAAAAAGATTAAGGTGAAAATTAGGTACATTTCCTGGCCTCTTCCCTACTGTGATGGGCTCTTTCCAGAGCTTATTAAATACAGAAGCAGTTCCCAGCTTGGCTATGTATGGGACGCGACCTCCCTGCGGATCAGGCAGGCCCCTTACCTTCCTAGAACAATAATTACTCTCACTCGAGGCTCTAAAAACACTTTGACAAACTACTAACAGAtatttgtgtcattttacatGACACCAGCAGTGTTTGAAAGTGTCTTAAGTCATTCTCTCCAGGAAGaatacaaatactttaaaaaataaatattagctaatatGATAAGTGAAAATGTATATAAGTAAATACATTGCAAATGTCTTTTATTACTAGTGAAGTTAAGCATCTCCCCACATATTTATTAGCTTCTTCTATCTGTTCCAGTCCCATGTTCTTCTTGGTTTAGGGTATCTTTTGacatgcagattttttttaaaggaaaccttTATCATTGAGGGAGGGGGCAAAAAAGTCTGTAGTGGAGTTTCTTAATCTGGAGATAGGATGTACCTGCGGAGGAACCTTTGGACCTCCTCAGATAGATGCAAAGAGAGGTGTATATTTGCCTTGTTTCCTGTGCAGACTATTCATGCATTTCATCAGACTCTCGAGATCttaaaaaaaggttaagaatTCATTTGCATAGAGGGCTTTGATGGTTACCTTCTTACGGATCCCCACCCTTCCGAAGGAAGGTTGCACTCAATACATGTGATTCAAAAgtagtcttttttccttttttgagacagggtattcctctgtcccctgggctagagtgcagttgcatcatcatagctcagtgcagcctcaaactcaagtgatcctcctgcctcagcctcctgtataGCTATGACTAGAGGCACGTAAcactacactcagctaatttttattttggtagtgacagggtctcactgtgttgcccaggctgatctggaactcatggcctcaagtggtcctccctcctcggcctcccaaattgctgggattataggcatgggccacctcATTGAACCGAAGAGATGCAATTCTTCAACACAGCAGTTGCTGAGCTAATTATTCCAGCTTGTTCCCCTCGGGTTCCGCATCTGTGGAAAGGGAATAGTCATGGCGCTCCCACCGGGGATTGCTGTGAGAGAACACAGATGGGAGCTGTGCACATGGGCGCCCACATGGCTGACCCTAGCAGGTGGTGGCCGATGGCACAAGGAATGATCCACCTCCACTGGTGCCCACGCACTTGCCCACTGACCCGGCTGTGGGGTCCCCTCTCTGCAGGGCCTTTGCAGGAGCCACCGTCCACGACTTCTTCAACTGGCTGTCCGTGTTGGTGCTCCTGCCCCTGGAGGCTGCCACCCATTACCTGGAGATCCTGACCAGCCTCGTGTTGGACACCTTCCACTTCCAGAATGGAGAAGATGCCCCGGCCCTTCTCAAAGTCATCACGGATCCCTTCACAAAGCTCATTATCCAGGTACCCCGGCTCCTGCGAGAGGGAAAGCCACCAACGTCCTACCCGTGCATCTCCCACCCCTCTGCACTGATAGAGGCCGGCAGGGTCTGCAGACACTGCTCTGCGGCACCGGAGCAGACCTCTAGGGACACTTGACAGTGTAATTGCCTTTGTTTCCTTGACAACAATGAAGGGCCTTTTTGTTGGTTTGGGGGTGCTTCCAACAACTGGAGCCTTGGGGCCACTTTGTTTCCACGACTGTCCTCAACACCAGGGGCTTATTCATGATCAAGTGGCTTCCCACTGCTGGCCAACAGGGAGGACACTTCCCTTTCCTGCCAGGAGCCATCTCACCCACCTGCTCACTGGGCCTGTCTGCATGGTCAAAATGGAAGACAGCTTTGTGGATGCTGCCTTGGGGACCTTGTGCATTCACTTTTACCTTCTGGTTTTCTGTCATTCAGTCATCCGGCAAATACCTTCTGCCTGCTTCCTAGGTAGCAGTGCTTTGGTGACACAGTCAATCATTTGTCCTGCACCGTTAAAGTCTAGGCACCGTGCTCCACCGTGGGGGTGCAGATGCAGTGGGAGCCCCCTCACCTCTGCAGGAGCCCCGCTCACCCCAGCCCCCTGCATCTCTGCCCCAAATGAGCTCTGAGAAACTTGACTGCTCAAGCTCAAGAAAACTTGACTGTTTTCTGTCTGTTGCTTTCCTCAGCTGGATAAAAAAGTTATCAACCAAATTGCAATGAATGATGAAACAGCCAAAAACAAGAGTCTGATCAAGATATGGTGCAAAACTGTTACCACTGTGGTGAGTGTTCAGGAATACTGGTGTGCAGGTAAACCCTTGCATCCGAACTTGAAGCAAAATCTTGCATTCAAGATGAGCAAATAAGAagtcagggaaaagaaaaatgcgTGGCCCCCAAAAAATCAGAACTGGGCAGTGAGATTCCTTTAGGAAATGAGTCTTTGAATGCAGGATATGCTCACAGTAGGACAGAGGCCCCTTGCCCCGTTCCACCCTGTGGAGACATCATTCCTGCCTTATCCTATTTCCATGTCTCTTGGAGAAGGCTGATTCCTTGCTGTCTTTCTGTTCTCAGTTTTGGAGGAACCCATCACAGGCTACAAGTGCTGGCAGCAGGTGGCATCTCTCACTTTCCAGACACTTCCAGAATATTCCTCTTTGGAAGCCCACAGCATCCTGCCCTCCCATGGCAGGGAACCCAGCCAGCCTCCTCTGCACTGCGGCTGGAGCTCACGCTGCCTTCTAGGGTGCATGTGTTGGGTTTCCGTGGAGTGCTGCAGACTGAGAGACTACATACAACAACTAGATGTTTTTGAGTAGAGGAGGCTGGTTTTATTTGTCCCCAGTTGCTTTAAGAGCTTTCTAATAAAGATGAGTAACGAGTCCCCAGAGAGAAGAGACACACTACAAGGGAGCCGCTGCACACGCCAGTGTGTGTGgtgtctcccctgccctcccccaccccatcgcCCGCCAGAGCCAGTGTTGTGGACATTTGTCACGTTTGTCATCCAGACGCAGATGAACGTCACTGTCCCTTCACCTGAGAACTGCACCTCCCCTTTGCTATGTTGGACGGATGGCAGCGACACGTGGACCACGAAGAACATGACCCACACGGAGAACCTTGCCAAGTGTGAGTGGGACTCTCCAGACTGGCCACCGGGGCGGGACTGGGGTGTGGGATGGCATCTCCTACCTATGTGGCCCTGGCCAGGAAAGAAAGGACAGTGACAGTCACTGAGCACCGAGCCTACCTCAGGCAACGCGTGGCATGCCTTCACAGGGACTGGGACAGCCCCAAGGTCCCGtaggaaggggcagagccaggacttgaagcCAGTTCCTCTGGCAACTCCATGCCACCTCAGAACTCTACAGTCCAGAGTACTCAATCcgtgtgcctcagtgtccctttCTCAAAACCTCTGGGGAGATGACAGCCAGACTTGAAGGGAGGCGTGGGACATATAGGACAGATGCGTTCAACAGACACAGTGAGTCCCCACCGCACAGCAAGCCCCATTCAAGGCCCTGGGCTGCAGCACTGCACAAAGCAGGGAGCCCACGTGATGCTCTGATTCCTTTAGAAGCTATGATTTTGCTCCTGGAATCTTTTCCAACCCAGAAGTCCTTAGTTCTTCTAATTATTCCTTATAtaatcttttgtgtgtgtgtgtgtgtgtgtgtgtgtgtgtgtgtgtatatatatatatatatatatatatatatatatatatatttctctctccctctccaccttCCTGGTATTAATTATGAGAGGTATACCTTGATACTCCAGGTATACTTTACCCAATAGAACTTAATCACCTCCCATGTTTTAGGTGTAATGCATTCATTAATTAACCAGGGCTTGCTGGAATTATCATAGGGACACAGTACTTTGAAAAACAAGAGTTTTGTTTTACGATTAGCAATATTCCTTACTCTGACTTGCCCATCCTGCTCCTCAAACACCTTGACAGTATCATGCATAGAGAAGAGCATGGGCTTTAGAGGTAGAAGAACTGGGCTGGATGCCTGGGTCTGCCcctgactagctgtgtgattttaaCGACCTCAGCTCATCATCCAGCCTCACAAGCTCCTCCTGGCCAGAAGGTAGTCTCAGGGGCGACACTTAGCTGcaggggagatgggaaggcacatctttactttttgtttgtttgtttgtttgtttttctggacACCAGTAGTTTAATAGGCAAACTCtttcaaataattaaaggaaTAGATAATTCTCAAACTACATGATCTGACCTAGGttttagagaaacaaaaagaactttCCATTTTATCTTATGAAGCTTGCATAATCCTCATACCAAAATCTGACAaaacaggaaaatagaaattgtaGACCAATCCAACTTTAAATTCTTGATATTAATATCTTCAATCAAATTCCAAGAAAATGAATTAGAAGTTCGATTTCAAAGTCATATGACATAGTaatgttaaaaatacacacagttttccattatatattagaaaatctattaatGCAAGTTTCCATTACGCATGTACTTCCAATAAGAAAACCCACATAGTCATTTAgtgggcatttttttttcacatctttacTTTGGGCTGCCAGGGATTGAGCCAATGACCAAGATCTATTAGTAGGAGAGGGAAGGGTGTTGGGGAGTAAAACCACAATCTGTAGCTGCCGTGGCTCTACACCCTTCTAACAAGGCTCCCATGATCTCTCAGGCCAGCATATCTTTGTGAATTTCAACCTCCCGGACGTCGCTGTGGGCATCATTCTGCTCATAATCTCCCTGCTGGTCCTCTGCGGCTGCCTGATCATGATTGTCAAGCTTCTGGGCTCAGTGCTCAAAGGGCAGGTCGCCTCTGTCATCAAGAAGACTCTCAACACTGGTAGGTGCACTGCCCCCAATTCGGGGAATTGAGGGATGGCATCACCTGGAGGAATGGTCACTGAGGGCGGAGGAACCCTTGGATTCCTAACTTGCAAGAGCCTCTGCATGGAGTTTCTCTGTCAGATCTGATCAGCTGAAGAAGATAAGGTGTCACTCATCCTGGGAGTTTTTCTTGGAGTCCTGAGTGGGATCTGGGGAGCAGGCACCAGCTCCTGCTGCATGGTGGCAAGGTCCTGAGAAACAGCCAGCCCAAGACCCAGGTTGCCAAGAATTAGGTTGTCCAAAGCCCTTCCTGGCAGGTTGTCTAAATGCCTAGGACTTTTCTGGGTCTGTGAGGACCCCTTAGGAAGAGGATAGGAGGTGTCCATTCTTTGTCCCCAATTCCCTCCACTCTATAGAAGACAGTGAGGTTCTGGATAAATACATCCGCACCCTGAGTCAGCCGAGGAGACCCCACTGGCCAGGAGCAGCTCCTGCCAAGCACGGCGTCCTGGCCCGTGAGAGCACCCCGAGCCCATGATACCAGCACCCTGGGAAACTCAATAAAAATCTGCATCCTGGGATGTCTTGAGGGCGAGCTGAGCGACTCTGGGTGCCTGTGGGTACGGGGCACTGATGAGGTGCGGTGGGGCGGAGGGCTGGCTTGGGAGGGTTGTTCTAAGCTGCCCCATCTCCATGTTCGTGAAGTGGAGGGATGGCGGAAGGTGTGAAGCGATGGGTgaccagggcagggaggaagtgAGGGCTAAGCACTCTAGGTGCTTTGTGGGGTGGTGGGTCCCCTGATTCTACCTGACCTCCAGGGAATCTGCACTTTTGTCTTCCCAATGCTCACCTGCATTCTTGGTTTCACCATCTGTGTATGCAGGATGAAAGACTGGATTCTAAAAGTCCAACCTGCCATCTCAGACCACGTATGGAGTGGGGAGGTGTCTCCACAACCTCACGCTCTAGCCCTGTCGCCGTCCCGGGGTCCCCTGGAGGTGCCAGCTgcacctccagcccctgccttACCCAGAGGCACTGAGGTCTCTTCTCCCCTTGTCTTCCAGATTTCCCCTTTCCCTTCGCCTGGGTGACTGGCTACCTGGCCATCATCGTGGGGGCAGGCATGACCTTCATCGTGCAGAGCAGCTCTGTGTTCACGTCCGCCATGACCCCGCTCATTGGTGAGTTTCTTCTCCCTGGCTTCATCCCCTGGCATCCGTTGCCATTTCTTGTCATCCCCGGGCTGATGCCACGTGCCTTGTGCTTTCCCGCAGGTATCGGTGTGATCAGCGTTGAGAGGGCGTATCCGCTCACGCTGGGCTCCAACATtggcaccaccaccaccgccatccTGGCCGCCCTAGCCAGCCCGGGCAACACGCTGAGGAGCGCGCTCCAGGTCAGGACGTGGCgcggggcaggggctgcctgcGGGTGGGAACCGCCCCCATCCCTGGTCTTGCAAACCAGCTTCTGACAAGAGCCAGCCGTTTCCCTCGTGTCCAAACGGTGGAGCTAGGTGCGGAGGAGAAGCCACAGGGAGACAGATTCGAGCAGCTCGGCACGAGCACAGGCAAAGCCGTTCTCCTGAGAGAGGCAGGCAGACCTGCACACTGGCTGCCCTTCCACAAAGGTGGGGTGGTCACGTGATAAGACACAGAAAGAGAGTGTAGGAAGCGCAGAGGGCACCTCCCAGCTTCTCAGTGCTACCTGGGGAGCAGGCAGAGTTCACCTGTGCCAAGGGCCTGGCAGCTAAAGGAATCCGGGGGACCTGCCTTGCCCAGCTCAACAAGGTGACTTTGGATAAGACCTTGGGATTGAATCCTTATCCCACCATTTGTATACCAAGTGACCTTCCACAGGTGACCTAACCTCAGCATCCACACAGGGATCTGAATCGCACCTCTACCACCTCCCGCCTG
It encodes the following:
- the LOC105856044 gene encoding sodium-dependent phosphate transport protein 2B-like isoform X3 translates to MALGIKYRPNMAPWPELGNAQPNPIAEAEAQQPPTGDKGTDKNDTRTPVTKIELLPSYSMATLIEEPTEVDDPWDLPELRDTGVKWSERDTKGKIICVFQGIGKFLLLLGFLYFFVCSLDVLSSAFQLVGGKVAGQFFSNNSVMSNPVAGLVIGVLVTVLVQSSSTSTSIVVSMVASSLLTVRAAVPIIMGANIGTSITNTIVALMQVGDRGEFRRAFAGATVHDFFNWLSVLVLLPLEAATHYLEILTSLVLDTFHFQNGEDAPALLKVITDPFTKLIIQLDKKVINQIAMNDETAKNKSLIKIWCKTVTTVTQMNVTVPSPENCTSPLLCWTDGSDTWTTKNMTHTENLAKCQHIFVNFNLPDVAVGIILLIISLLVLCGCLIMIVKLLGSVLKGQVASVIKKTLNTDFPFPFAWVTGYLAIIVGAGMTFIVQSSSVFTSAMTPLIGIGVISVERAYPLTLGSNIGTTTTAILAALASPGNTLRSALQIALCHFFFNISGILLWYPIPFTRLPIRLAKGLGNISAKYRWFAVFYLIFFFLLTPLAVFGLSLAGWPVLVGVGVPIILVLLLVLGLGLLQSRCPRVLPKSLQNWNFLPLWMHSLKPWDNLISSATSLCQRRCCCCCRVCCRVCCLMCGCRCCRCSRCCQDLEEGQDAQGVPIKAPKAFDNEAMSREAQEEVKAQGNAPGPEVVSSSTAL
- the LOC105856044 gene encoding sodium-dependent phosphate transport protein 2B-like isoform X2, giving the protein MWSTSPGLVDPDPTEDGTEVPAWMALGIKYRPNMAPWPELGNAQPNPIAEAEAQQPPTGDKGTDKNDTRTPVTKIELLPSYSMATLIEEPTEVDDPWDLPELRDTGVKWSERDTKGKIICVFQGIGKFLLLLGFLYFFVCSLDVLSSAFQLVGGKVAGQFFSNNSVMSNPVAGLVIGVLVTVLVQSSSTSTSIVVSMVASSLLTVRAAVPIIMGANIGTSITNTIVALMQVGDRGEFRRAFAGATVHDFFNWLSVLVLLPLEAATHYLEILTSLVLDTFHFQNGEDAPALLKVITDPFTKLIIQLDKKVINQIAMNDETAKNKSLIKIWCKTVTTVTQMNVTVPSPENCTSPLLCWTDGSDTWTTKNMTHTENLAKCQHIFVNFNLPDVAVGIILLIISLLVLCGCLIMIVKLLGSVLKGQVASVIKKTLNTDFPFPFAWVTGYLAIIVGAGMTFIVQSSSVFTSAMTPLIGIGVISVERAYPLTLGSNIGTTTTAILAALASPGNTLRSALQIALCHFFFNISGILLWYPIPFTRLPIRLAKGLGNISAKYRWFAVFYLIFFFLLTPLAVFGLSLAGWPVLVGVGVPIILVLLLVLGLGLLQSRCPRVLPKSLQNWNFLPLWMHSLKPWDNLISSATSLCQRRCCCCCRVCCRVCCLMCGCRCCRCSRCCQDLEEGQDAQGVPIKAPKAFDNEAMSREAQEEVKAQGNAPGPEVVSSSTAL
- the LOC105856044 gene encoding sodium-dependent phosphate transport protein 2B-like isoform X1; its protein translation is MAPWPELGNAQPNPIAEAEAQQPPTGDKGTDKNDTRTPVTKIELLPSYSMATLIEEPTEVDDPWDLPELRDTGVKWSERDTKGKIICVFQGIGKFLLLLGFLYFFVCSLDVLSSAFQLVGGKVAGQFFSNNSVMSNPVAGLVIGVLVTVLVQSSSTSTSIVVSMVASSLLTVRAAVPIIMGANIGTSITNTIVALMQVGDRGEFRRAFAGATVHDFFNWLSVLVLLPLEAATHYLEILTSLVLDTFHFQNGEDAPALLKVITDPFTKLIIQLDKKVINQIAMNDETAKNKSLIKIWCKTVTTVTQMNVTVPSPENCTSPLLCWTDGSDTWTTKNMTHTENLAKCQHIFVNFNLPDVAVGIILLIISLLVLCGCLIMIVKLLGSVLKGQVASVIKKTLNTDFPFPFAWVTGYLAIIVGAGMTFIVQSSSVFTSAMTPLIGIGVISVERAYPLTLGSNIGTTTTAILAALASPGNTLRSALQIALCHFFFNISGILLWYPIPFTRLPIRLAKGLGNISAKYRWFAVFYLIFFFLLTPLAVFGLSLAGWPVLVGVGVPIILVLLLVLGLGLLQSRCPRVLPKSLQNWNFLPLWMHSLKPWDNLISSATSLCQRRCCCCCRVCCRVCCLMCGCRCCRCSRCCQDLEEGQDAQGVPIKAPKAFDNEAMSREAQEEVKAQGNAPGPEVVSSSTAL